In Sesamum indicum cultivar Zhongzhi No. 13 linkage group LG8, S_indicum_v1.0, whole genome shotgun sequence, the sequence aaaaaaaatcttttctctaataattttgattttatgtttaattaaaattttcttaattggaaaaaatatcttttaattataataaatataaatagtgagttaaatagtttggattttattaaatcttacAGACTCAAAGTTAAGTAATGAAGAGAACAAAATATACTTAACTAATTatcatgaaaagattttattaatttgataataaaattaagttattaattatttattcttttagataaaaatgagtaattatatatcacttttttttaatatattttctttaaaaaatataataaaatatttatatttttattttgttaaaaaaatatttaactttaatttgattaagcatatatatatatatatatatatatatcttttaatttctttcaaaaagcTTAATGACTTGTTAGGTATAaattgttggttatattatatattaatttatacttcactttaaattttaattcttaccTTCTtaaaaaactttaattaaaaaattatttagtgatgatttaatatgcaaattaataagatatattgaatataatataattattcaaagcATGAAGGACATTTTGTCCAACCAAGGAGGTAAgtgttacatttattaatttaaaggggtaaatattatatcatcaATAATTCAGGGGACAGAGTGTATTTTACCCCTAAATTttatccaatatatataagaaatgtTTAGGATGAATGAAAGTgcatggaaaaaatatttatgataattctttttctatattactattttatattttatttcttaataatattttcccTCTTTAAAACcaaagttcaaaatatagggtaaaattctttgaacagaatttttatttttttttgggtttaatgcaatttaccgtttatgatattacaaatgagcaaattatcctcttagtataaaaaaaatagtaatttattgcCTGtggtttttaaaataaagcaatttacccccatctaaaaaggtaaattgtttaatttttaaaaaatagagaaaaataaattattgcatttaaaaaatacaataaattactattttttataaaaaaaataatttactcatttataatattacacaaaaaattacattttttcctctGTTCCCCCCGGACAAACTAATGAGTCCCCCTtcaaaaattcactatttaaCTTCCGGGAACGCCATTGGGCTTGTCAATTTCAGACACCATAACtaagtttataaataaataattatatatattcccaATCAGACATTTAAGTCCTACATCACAACATTAAAAACGCATTCACATCCGATGAAAGACATAAATTTACACCTCACATTTGCTTCAACTCTAGGAAATTAATACCAATTCATAGTAGTCCACTATATATGCATAAGTCGCATTAAATgaaaacacatacacacaccctcATCAATTCAATTACACTCACGTAAAAGCAGCACTATACCCCCCCATCTCCCCCCACTTACCTGTGACTTGCTTCAATACTGTTCTCTCCGCTCCCATTCCTTTATATACGCACACACCGTGTGTCTAATTTCCTCATCAAATCCTCATCTCCAACCGAAGGGTTTCCACGTGTTCTAGTGAAGATAAATTGATAAGCAACgatccaaaagaaaaaaagaaatcgcTGTGTATATGACGATGAAGGGCTTTGCTGGCAGAGCGAGATTTGTGATCGTCGTTCTGATTTTGCTTCCAGTGGTCATGCATGCAAGGAACATCGGCAAGCTACGTTCAcgtatgtgtttttttttttttttcctgggatttttaaaaaaaattgtaatatgaatattgtataattaaattatacgttataaaataattatagacaTGCATGCATTAATAAGCTAAATCCatgcatatataatttctttttcattaatttcattagttttttttttttaataattgtatgTAGATTATAGAAatgattaaattacataaattatgattaaatgagtataggaatatatatatatatatatatacatagagtttaatgcaatttacgttcttgtgatattgcaaatgagcaaattacgtcatttgaaaaaataatagtaatttacccctcAGTGTTTTTTAAAAGTGAAGCAATATACGCTTTAGATAAACAGGTAGATAATTAATTCGTTTTAATAGATACAAGATGGTAAactatgtattttaaaaatatagaagacaaattgttattttattttttttagggtcACAAAAATCACTTGTATtttctccatatatatatacattgtgGTTATATGTACTTGAGAGGCttagttgtatatatatatatatatattaattaagatcaGATATAgaaaacacatatataatttatgcaaataaTGATTATATACATGCAATTGTATTGATAACTTAAAAACATATCACAGCAGCAGAATTgatcgaaaaataaaaaatctcaaaattaaagGCGTCGCGTGCTAAACTTTTGCTAATTTTCGAtgaatttaacatttttctaCGATATTAGACTGAATGtggctaattttttttaattatagttctcaattaaaaatttaaaatcaaagagGAACTGTTTATATAATCATTTGTATGTTCATTGGCctatacataattttcaaggttaattttaacaaaaattccTAATAATCACCACCAACCACAGTACAGCAAACCGGATCCTCTGGTGAAACCCGAATTCCACCGGGTCAATATGAAGCCATTGACGCACAAAAGAGCTGATACACTGCAGGTTGCCGGGTCAAGCTTACCGGATTGTACTCACGCCTGTGGATCTTGTACTCCATGCCGACTAGTCATGGTTAGCTTTGTTTGCTCATCCATTGAAGAGGCAGAGACTTGCCCTATAGCTTATAAATGCATGTGTCACAACAAGTCATATCCAGTTccatgatgatatatataccACACGTTCATTATActcttttattgtttaaattaatttaatttctctatgatcacatatataattcctcctttaatttgatttaattttattttaattagaattcGTATTTTATATCGGTCTTTCATTCTTTCAATGTACGTAGGCATCGCTAGCGgattgggattttttttttttttttaatttcaaatcgcattgcatcttctatttaatttaacatatacacGTAAGCCATtcctataatattttttcataaataaagtaaatgaCGTAATATTTATACACGTTAAGGCCCATGTCCGTGATGCCGATAAGTTGGTACCATAAatgcttattttttggtttaatggtACTAAAATtcgagtttataaaatttgtgatatcaaaaataaaactgatatttttttagtggTACTAAAATACCATTGTTTTTTCCCCTGACGTTGCCGATAATTATAGCCATATAGACATTTAATTTTCCTATATTATCATTGTTAAGTAGTAACATGCATTAACATCACAATTAtcattcaattattattttgaaagtagaggaaaatatcacaattttcTAATGGAATTTGGCATTTATTAATACGTTAAATGTCAAAATCTCAactttttgaatattatttgagTAACATTGGCCGGATTCAGGCAACACTTGACGTCAAAACCAATGCCTTAGAAGatttttttgaggaaaaagctgtatatatattatatatactgaAGGGGGAAAAGTTATAAGAAGGTCCAATTGATGGAAAGCCGCCCAAAATTAGGGGTGGCAAATGGGTGGGATGGATTTGGATCGGGTTCAACTGAATTGGGTTAAAAATGAATTGGGTTCAATTGAGTCGGATTAAGAATGGAGCGagtttaaaatgaatttaaattgggTGGATTGTAAATAGGTTGGATCggattagtataaattattttattaatttgaatttaaaattttacacaatgaaaagaagaatgacgatatttaaattattgaaaaagataaatactACTTGTATCACACGTTATTTCTAACTAATGACCGTGCGTATTAAGATTCATtgctaaattataaaataaaaaaatttactaagtatctataaaatactatatttgaATGCTCTTCTTAAATGAACACCAAGCCatgaaactaaattttttatatttcttgagaggcaatttttattttcatcatcttcaaaattataagttgcaatatgaaataaaaaaaatcacataaaaatgtaaaataaattataacataatttgatataataagAATAACGTTATAAGTTTTTGactgaaaattgaaagttcTGTCAGTGTGCGCGCATATGTGTGGAGAAAGAGAGGAGCAAGTGCGTGTGTGTGCATTGGTGAATGAGGAGTGGGTGAGaatagtgtgtgtgtgtgaaagagAAGAGTGGGTGATAACAAAGTATTTGTGGGTTCTTGtc encodes:
- the LOC105167559 gene encoding protein EPIDERMAL PATTERNING FACTOR 1 gives rise to the protein MKPLTHKRADTLQVAGSSLPDCTHACGSCTPCRLVMVSFVCSSIEEAETCPIAYKCMCHNKSYPVP